Within Burkholderia cepacia GG4, the genomic segment GCGAGCGTGAGCCCGAGCGCGACCACCGGGTTGCGCAGCAGGCGCACGTCGAGCAGCGGATCGCGGCCGCCGGCGAGCCGGCGTGCTTCGACCGCCAGCAGTGCACCGAGCATCGGCAGCGCGCCGACGACGCATGCAACCATCCACAGCGGCCAGCCGGTGTCGCGCCCGTGCGTGAGCGGATAGACGAGCATCAGCAGGAACAGCGACAGCAGCACCGTGCCGGGCACGTCGATGCGCTGGCCGCGCGGCGGCCGGCTTTCCGGGATGAAGCGCCAGCTGCCGAGCAGCGCGAGGATGCCGATCGGCAGATTGACCAGGAAGATCGCACGCCAGCCGAGCCCGAACGGATGCAGGCTGATCAGCGCACCGCCGCCGAGCTGGCCGATCACCGCCGCGAGGCCGAACACGAAGCCGTAGAAGCCCATCACGCGCACCTGTTCCTGCGGGCTGAACACGCTGCGGATCGTCGCGAGCACCTGCGGCGCGAGGATCGCGGCGAACAGCCCCTGCAGCACGCGCCCGCCGACCAGCACCGCGCCGCTGCCGGCGAGCCCGCACAGCGTCGACGCGACCACGAAGCCGGCCATGCCGAACATGAACATCCGCTTGCGGCCGTAGAGGTCGCCGAGACGGCCGCCGGTGATCTGCACGACCGCGTTCGCGCACGCATACGCCGATACGACGAGCTGCAGCTCGGCCGGGCGCGCGCCGATGCCGTCACGAATGGCCGGCAGCGCGAGATTCACGATGAAGTAGTCGAGCGGCGGCAGAATGGCGCCGACCAGCAGGACCACGAGCGCCCAGCCGTGATGGCTGCGCGGCGGTGCCGCGGCGGCCGCGCCGGCCGGTGCGCAAGGAGCGAGGGTGTTGTCGGTCATGAACGGAGGTCTGGAAGAATGAGGGCCGCACCGTATGTCGAAACCCGCTGAAACGGGCTCGGGCGGGCCGTTGAACCGATATTCTGGGCACCGTCGATGATTCGGAAAAGCGGGAATTGGTGGTAGCATCCATCGGGTTATTCGATGGATGGAGGGGCCATGCGCGGATTCGACCTGGATCAGTTGCGCACTTTTGCGGCGGTGGCGGATGCGGGCAGCCTTACGGCGGCCGCGCCGCTGCTGCATCTGTCACAGTCGACGGTCAGTGAGCAGGTGCGCAAGCTCGAATCGCGCGCCGGCGTGCCGCTGTTCGTACGCAGCAAACGCGGCGTCGAGCCGACGCCGGCCGGCGCGCGCTTGCTGCAGCACGCCCGGCGCATCGTCGCACTGAACGAGGCCGCATTCGACGAACTGCGCGGGCAGGCGATCAAGGGCGAGTTGCGCGTCGCGATCACCGACTACTACCGGACGCATGAAGTCGCGGGCCTGCTCGCGCGGCTGCGGGAGTGCTACCCGCAACTGAGCCTGCACGTGAGCGCGATGAAGAGCGCGGAGATCGAGGCCGCGCATGCGCGCGGACAGATCGATCTCGGCGTCGTGATGAACCTGTCGAGCGGCCCGTTCCGGCCCGCGTCGGCCGATACCCGCTGGGTGCTGCGGCGCGAGCCGCTGTCGTGGGTCGCGTCGCCCGCGCTGGCCGAGCAGCTGCCCGAGCCGTTGCCGCTCGTGCTGCTGCCGGACGACTGCATGATGCATCAGATCGCGGTGCGCTCGCTCGACGAGCAGCACGCGCCGTACGTGTTGGTGCACAGTGCGTCGGGCGTCGCGGGGCTGCAGTCGATGCTGGCGGCGGGGCTCGGCGTCGGCTGCCTGTGCGCGTCGGCGATCGGCGAGGGCCTGGTACGGCTCGGTGCGAAATACCGGCTGCCGGCGTTGCCCGACGCGGTGTTCTCGCTGACGCCGCCGATGCCGGGCGAACGCGAGACCGTCACGCAAGCGCGCGAGGTGCTGTCGCGGCAGTTGCTGATGTGAAGACGTGCCGCGTGCGGGGCATCGGCACGCATTCGAATGGACCCGCACGGAACGATACGCATGAACGACGAACTGAAAGCCCAGATGGCCGAGCGGCTGCAGCACGCGCTGGAGCGGGTGGTCGACGAGCGCTCGCTGATCCATTTCCTGCGCGTGCTCGGCCACGACTGGCACAAGGAGCGCCAGCTCGAGGCTGACGTGCCGCCGTCGCCGTACGCGGCCGCCGCGCTCGGCTGGGAAAACAACTCGATCGGAGCGTACCTGGCGGCGATGGTCGACTGGGCCGAAGCGTCCGAGGAAGGGCTGCGTTGTTACGACCTGCCCGACAACCCGTGGCGGCGCATGGCGGACATCCTGCTCGCCGGCAAGATCTACGAGTAGCGCGATCCGCGGCGAGTCGCGTGCGCGGCCGGTTCGAACGGCCTAGTCGGCCGTTCCTTCGGCATACGCGCGCAGCCCGTTCGCCAGCACATCGAACACGGCCCGGCAGCGCGGGCTCGTCCGCAGATCCTCGTGCATGACCACCCAGGTTTCCAGTTTCATCGCGGGCCCGTCCGGCAGCACCCGCACGAGCCGCGCATCGCGTTGCGCGAGCCGGTTCTGGCAGAAGCCGATCCCGCAGCCCGCGCGAATCATCGCGAGGTGCGCCAGATTGCTGTCGGTGCGCAGCGCGAACGCATCGCGCTTCCAGAACGGCATGCCGCGTCCGGCCGCGCGAATGAACGGCGTCACCGTATCGAAACCGATCAGCGCGTGATGCGCGAGTTCGTCCATCGTCGCCGGCGTGCCGTTGCGTGCCAGGTAATCGTCACGGGCATGCAGCCCGACGTCGATCGCGCCGACCCGCCGTGCGACGAGCGCGTCCTGCGTGGGCGGCGCCATCCGCACCGCGATGTCGGCCTCGCGGTTCAGGACGTCCTGGATGCGGTCGGTCGGCACCAGTTCGATCACGAGCCCAGGATGGTCGCGCCGCAACTGCGCGAGCATCGGCGGCAGCACCTCGACCGCGATCACGTCGCTGGCCGAGATCCGCACGGTGCCGCGCACGCCCGCGCCGTGGCTCGCAGCCGCACGCTCGAACGCGGCCGCCGCGCTGCGCAGCGCCTCGGCATGGCCGCGCAGCGCAAGGGCCGCCTCGGTCGGCAGCAGCCCCGACGGCGAGCGCGTGAACAGCGTCTGGCCGAACGCGGCTTCGAGCGCTGCGACGTGGCGCCCGGCCGTTGGCTGCGTGATGCCGAGCGCGCGCGCCGCGCCCGACAGCGAGCCTTCCGTCAGCACCGCGAGGAAGGTGCGGTAGCGTTCCCAGTTCAGGTCGGTGGTCATGCATAAATGTATAGCTGATCCATTGCGTTCTGCAATTCCTTGTTAGCCGGACGAGCGCCAGAATGCGTGCTGACGACGGTTCACTCACGGAGAACGGCATGACGACGAACGCAGGCGGGACCCAACGACAGGCCCTCGTGCTCGGCGCGAGCGGCGGCATCGGCAGCGAGGTCGCGCGGCAGTTGCGCGCTGCCGGCTGGCAGGTGCGCGCGCTCAAGCGCGGGCTCGACGCCGAGACGGTGGAGCGCGACGGCATCGCATGGATGCGCGGCGACGCGCTGGATCGCGAGGCGGTGGTCCGTGCCGCACGCGGTTGCAGCGTGATCGTGCATGCGGTGAACCCGCCCGGCTACCGGAACTGGGGTCAGCAGGTGCTGCCGATGATCGACAACACGATCGCGGCGGCGACGGTGGCGCAGGCGACCGTCGTGCTGCCCGGGACGGTCTACAACTATGGCCCCGACACGTTTCCGGTGTTGCGCGAAGAGGCGCCGCAGCATCCGGTGACGCGCAAGGGCGCGATCCGCGTCGAGATGGAGCGGCGGTTGCAGGCGGCGACCGCGCAGGGTGTGCGGACGATCATCGTGCGCGCCGGCGATTTCTTCGGGGCGCACGCGCGCAACAACTGGTTCGGGCAGGGACTCGTCAAGGCTGGACGGCCCGTCGCGGCCATCAGCGTGCCGGGCCGGCCGGGTGTCGGCCATCAATGGGCGTACCTGCCGGACGTCGCGCGCACGATGGTCGAGTTGCTCGAGCGACGCGACACGCTGGAGCCGTTCGCGCGGTTTCATCTCGGCGGCCACTGGGATGCGGACGGCACGCAGATGGCGCAGGCCGTGCGCCGCGTCGCGCAGCGGCACGGGATGCGCCCGACGGTGCGGCGGTTCCCGTGGTGGCTCGTGTGGGTCGCGGCGCCGTTCGTCACGACGATGCGCGAGATGCTCGAGATGCGCTATCTGTGGCGCGAGCCGCTCCGGATGGACAACGCGCGGGTGACGGCGGTGCTGGGCCGCGAGCCGGTGACACCGCTCGATACGGCGGTGGAGCAGGCGCTGGCGGGGCTGGGGTGCCTGCGATGACGGCGAGCGGCGCAGGCGGGTGGCGGGCCCGCATGCGGGTCATGCCCTTGATGGCCCGCGCACTCGCCAACTTCCATCACGCCACGACCGGTAACACCTCGACCGCATAGCGGTGCCGAAGGCTGCGCCCGAGCACCGGATCGTGCAGTTCCATCTCGAACGCGTCACCGTCGCCCATCGCCGCGATCGCGCCATGCACCGCGACCGTGCCGCCGAACATCGCGCAGCGCGCGGGCATCGTGCGCCGGTCGTCGAAGCGTTGCCACAGCGCGTCCGGCGCGAGCAGCCCGCTGACCGCGCCGTGCTGATACGCGACGCGTTCGCCATCGGGCTGGATCAACCACGAACGCATCTCGATCGCATCCCAGTGACCGGCGACGTCCGCATGGCGCCACGCATCGCGGCCGAGCGGCTTCGCACACACCTGTTTCGACACCGCGACACCGTAGGCTTCGACTTCCCGATCCGTATGATCCGAACCGACCGTCACCAGCGTGCCGACCGGGCTGTCGATCAGCACGCACTCGATCTCGCCGCCCGAGCGTGCGCCGAGCACGCCGATCGACGGCGCCTGCGTGAGCAGCGCGGACGACACGCGATAGAAGCATGGCGTGGTCGACGGCGGTGCGACGCCGAGCGCCGCGAGTTCGTCGATGTGCGCGCGGATCGCGTCCGGATCGCGACCGGCCCAGCCGGCGATCACGACGCGTTCGATCTCGACGTCGATATGGGCCGGCGCGCCTTGCAGGGACATCACGTTGAACGACAGGGCTTGCATGCGGGTATCCGTTTGAAGTGCGAATGAATTGAACGATCGACGGGGAAGCTCAATCCGCGAGCGGCCGGTGCGCGGTTTCGCGCGCGACGAGCAAGGCGATCGAGGTCACGACGAGCGACGCGGTGACGTACAGCGACACGGCCGTCGTCGTCCCCGTCTGGCGGAACAGCGTGGCGATCACGAGCGGCGCGAAGCCGCCGCCGACGATGCCGGCGAGCGTGTAGGCCAGCGACGAGCCCGCGTAACGCACGCGCGTCGGAAACTGTTCGGTGACGAACGCGCCTTGCGGGCCGTACATCACCGCGTGGATCACGAGGCCGATCGCGACGGCCGCGACGATCGCACCCGGCCGCGCCGAATCGAGCATCGTGAAGAACACGAACGCCCACACGATCCCGGCGATCGCGCCGGCGAGGTACACCGGACGGCGCCCGAAGCGGTCCGACAGCGCGCCGAAGAACGGCACCGCGAGCGCGTTGCAGGCCGTGCCGACCATCACGGCCGTCAGCGCGACCGGGCGCGACAGGTGCAGCACGGTCGTCACGTAGGTCAGCGTGAACACGACGATCAGCGCGTACAGCACGTCGGAGCCGATCCGCGAGCCGCCCGCGATCAGCAGGCGCCGCCAGTGGCACTTCAGCACTTCGGCGACGGGCACCTCGGCGGTCGTGTGCGATTCGGCGAGCTGCTCGAACTGCGGCGTTTCGTCGACGCCGCGTCGCAGCCAGAAGCCGAACACGACGAGCAGCGCGCTGGCCGCGAACGGCACGCGCCAGCCCCACGACAGGAAGGTGTCGGACGTGGTCGACATCGTCACGAGCGCGATGCAGCCGGTGCCGAGCAGCGTGCCGAACGACGGGCCGATCTGCGTCCAGGACGCGGACAGCCCGCGGCGCTTCTGGTCGCCGTGCTCGACCGACAGCAGCACCGCGCCGGCCCATTCGCCGCCGAGCGCGACGCCCTGCACGAAGCGCAGCGCGACGAGCAGGATCGGGCTGAGGATGCCGGCCTGCGCATAGGTCGGCAGCGCGCCCATCAGCGCGGTCGTGACCCCCATCAGCACGAGCGTGAGCATCAGCACCGCGCGGCGGCCGATGCGGTCGCCGAGATTGCCGAACACGAAACCGCCGAGCGGACGCGACACGTAGCCGACCGCATAGGTCGAGAACGCGAGGATCGTGCCGGCCAGCGGGTCGACCGACGGAAAGAACAGATGGTTGAAGACGAGCGCGGCAAGCGTGTTGTAGATCGTGAAGTCGTACCACTCGAGTGACGTGCCGATCATGCTCGCGGTCGCGAGTCGGCTGTTGCGGACGCGGCGGGGCGCGTGGGCGGCGGGCTGGGCGAGAGTGCTCATGGTGTCGGGCAGGTCGTGAAGGATGACGGGATGACGAGCAGGTGCCGATGCGCCGGCCGCGTGCGCAGGGCGCGCGGCGTGGCCGGTGGCGGCGTCCGGGATCAGGCGGGCAGTGCGGCGGCGGCCGGTTTCGCTTCGGCGCCACGGGGCGCAACCGGCAGCGGTGCAACGGCGCGCCACAGCAGGTCGAAGGTGCGCACGTCGTCGGATCCGGCGGTGGCGGCAGCGACACGGCGCGTGACGGCCGCGTCGCTGCCCTCGATCAGCACGAGTGCGTCGGCGGCCGGACGTGCGGCGGCAGCGGCGCCGATCGGCGCGGAAAGCTCCGGCGCGGTGCGGAACAGCCGTGCCGCGTGGATGCCGGATTCGCGCAGCGCGACCTCGAAGCGCTCGCGCAGGTGCGGCACGTCGATGCGCTCCGGCGGCAGCACGAACAGCGCGAGATGCGCGCCTTCGCCGTCGCCGGCCTCGATCGTCAGGTCGCCGACCCGCCGCTGCGTGCCGGTCATGCGCTCGAAGTTCGCGAGCGACCAGGTCGTTTGCTGCGTGAACGCGCGCCGGTAGGCGTCGCTGCGGAACACGTCGAGCGTGTCCGTCACGTACAGCGCGAGGTATTTGCGCGGGCCGTCATCGGTCGCGCGAAACCGCCGCGCATGCGTGAAGCCGGGAATCGCGACACGCTCCTGCATGTGCTCGCGGTCGTACCACGCGTTGAAATCGGTTTCGTATGCGGGGTCGATATCCGTCCAGACGCAGAGCTGGCCGTGCGGAAGGGAAAGGCGGGTCATCGCGGGGTTCCTTGTGACGGGGTGTGTCAGGAACCGCAGTTTCCCGAAGACGTGCCGCGCCCGTCCAACAAGAAAACAAATTCGCGGTGAACAGGTTTTCTTATGAGCGGCGCGGACGGCGTTTCGCCGGGGTGGCGGGCGCGGATGGCGGTGTGCGTTTTGCCGCAGCGATTTTCTTTTTGGTCGCCGGCCGGGCGGGGCGCTTGTCGACGGTGTCGGCCTCGGCCTTTGCCGATGTGTCCGGCTTCGCACGATTCGACGCAGCCGGCATCGCGCGGGCGACTTCACTCGCCAGTTCGGCGATGCGCGCGGCGACCGGCAGGCCTTGGGTGCGATACGACGCGACGAGCGGCAGCGCGGGGAATTCGGGTTCGACATCGAGCAGCTCGAGCGCGCCTTCCTGCAGCTCGCGCCCGATGATCGCGGGCGGCAGCGCAGCCACGCCGAAGCCGTCGGCGACGAGCCGGATCATCGCGGCGACCGACGTGATGCAGTTGATGCTGGCCGGCCGCTCGACGGCCGCGAACAGCCGCTCGATCGTCGCGTGCGGCCCCGAGTGACGCGAGAAGCTGATGATCGGATACGCGGCGAGCCGCGCGACGTCGAGCCGTTCGCCGCCGAGCCCGAGGCGCGGGCTCGCCGCCCAGCGCACCGGG encodes:
- a CDS encoding MFS transporter — encoded protein: MTDNTLAPCAPAGAAAAAPPRSHHGWALVVLLVGAILPPLDYFIVNLALPAIRDGIGARPAELQLVVSAYACANAVVQITGGRLGDLYGRKRMFMFGMAGFVVASTLCGLAGSGAVLVGGRVLQGLFAAILAPQVLATIRSVFSPQEQVRVMGFYGFVFGLAAVIGQLGGGALISLHPFGLGWRAIFLVNLPIGILALLGSWRFIPESRPPRGQRIDVPGTVLLSLFLLMLVYPLTHGRDTGWPLWMVACVVGALPMLGALLAVEARRLAGGRDPLLDVRLLRNPVVALGLTLAFLFYMLSAFFLSYGIYLQGCLNWSPLASGLAILPLGVGFLASPLLMPRLVERFGGYRVLTLGFAMLAAGVATAAALASDQAPGPGFYAGIAAIGIGQGLVLPSVVRIVLAEVDAARAGVASGMVTAMLQIGAAVGAATLGGLFFARLGTQPAAVDYVQGFRTAMGALTAVLLVCVALSAALGPMHRRVRDGA
- a CDS encoding LysR family transcriptional regulator is translated as MRGFDLDQLRTFAAVADAGSLTAAAPLLHLSQSTVSEQVRKLESRAGVPLFVRSKRGVEPTPAGARLLQHARRIVALNEAAFDELRGQAIKGELRVAITDYYRTHEVAGLLARLRECYPQLSLHVSAMKSAEIEAAHARGQIDLGVVMNLSSGPFRPASADTRWVLRREPLSWVASPALAEQLPEPLPLVLLPDDCMMHQIAVRSLDEQHAPYVLVHSASGVAGLQSMLAAGLGVGCLCASAIGEGLVRLGAKYRLPALPDAVFSLTPPMPGERETVTQAREVLSRQLLM
- a CDS encoding DUF7660 family protein — translated: MNDELKAQMAERLQHALERVVDERSLIHFLRVLGHDWHKERQLEADVPPSPYAAAALGWENNSIGAYLAAMVDWAEASEEGLRCYDLPDNPWRRMADILLAGKIYE
- a CDS encoding LysR family transcriptional regulator gives rise to the protein MTTDLNWERYRTFLAVLTEGSLSGAARALGITQPTAGRHVAALEAAFGQTLFTRSPSGLLPTEAALALRGHAEALRSAAAAFERAAASHGAGVRGTVRISASDVIAVEVLPPMLAQLRRDHPGLVIELVPTDRIQDVLNREADIAVRMAPPTQDALVARRVGAIDVGLHARDDYLARNGTPATMDELAHHALIGFDTVTPFIRAAGRGMPFWKRDAFALRTDSNLAHLAMIRAGCGIGFCQNRLAQRDARLVRVLPDGPAMKLETWVVMHEDLRTSPRCRAVFDVLANGLRAYAEGTAD
- a CDS encoding NAD-dependent epimerase/dehydratase family protein: MTTNAGGTQRQALVLGASGGIGSEVARQLRAAGWQVRALKRGLDAETVERDGIAWMRGDALDREAVVRAARGCSVIVHAVNPPGYRNWGQQVLPMIDNTIAAATVAQATVVLPGTVYNYGPDTFPVLREEAPQHPVTRKGAIRVEMERRLQAATAQGVRTIIVRAGDFFGAHARNNWFGQGLVKAGRPVAAISVPGRPGVGHQWAYLPDVARTMVELLERRDTLEPFARFHLGGHWDADGTQMAQAVRRVAQRHGMRPTVRRFPWWLVWVAAPFVTTMREMLEMRYLWREPLRMDNARVTAVLGREPVTPLDTAVEQALAGLGCLR
- a CDS encoding DUF2848 domain-containing protein gives rise to the protein MQALSFNVMSLQGAPAHIDVEIERVVIAGWAGRDPDAIRAHIDELAALGVAPPSTTPCFYRVSSALLTQAPSIGVLGARSGGEIECVLIDSPVGTLVTVGSDHTDREVEAYGVAVSKQVCAKPLGRDAWRHADVAGHWDAIEMRSWLIQPDGERVAYQHGAVSGLLAPDALWQRFDDRRTMPARCAMFGGTVAVHGAIAAMGDGDAFEMELHDPVLGRSLRHRYAVEVLPVVA
- a CDS encoding MFS transporter, producing the protein MPDTMSTLAQPAAHAPRRVRNSRLATASMIGTSLEWYDFTIYNTLAALVFNHLFFPSVDPLAGTILAFSTYAVGYVSRPLGGFVFGNLGDRIGRRAVLMLTLVLMGVTTALMGALPTYAQAGILSPILLVALRFVQGVALGGEWAGAVLLSVEHGDQKRRGLSASWTQIGPSFGTLLGTGCIALVTMSTTSDTFLSWGWRVPFAASALLVVFGFWLRRGVDETPQFEQLAESHTTAEVPVAEVLKCHWRRLLIAGGSRIGSDVLYALIVVFTLTYVTTVLHLSRPVALTAVMVGTACNALAVPFFGALSDRFGRRPVYLAGAIAGIVWAFVFFTMLDSARPGAIVAAVAIGLVIHAVMYGPQGAFVTEQFPTRVRYAGSSLAYTLAGIVGGGFAPLVIATLFRQTGTTTAVSLYVTASLVVTSIALLVARETAHRPLAD
- a CDS encoding DUF4286 family protein, with protein sequence MTRLSLPHGQLCVWTDIDPAYETDFNAWYDREHMQERVAIPGFTHARRFRATDDGPRKYLALYVTDTLDVFRSDAYRRAFTQQTTWSLANFERMTGTQRRVGDLTIEAGDGEGAHLALFVLPPERIDVPHLRERFEVALRESGIHAARLFRTAPELSAPIGAAAAARPAADALVLIEGSDAAVTRRVAAATAGSDDVRTFDLLWRAVAPLPVAPRGAEAKPAAAALPA
- a CDS encoding LysR family transcriptional regulator, which translates into the protein MNIRFLETFVWLAKLENFRLTAEKLHTTQAAVSSRIASLEEAFDVRLFDRNTRSATLTPAGRRMLAYAERIVRLDSEMRRDIDAASDAGLIRIGVIESIVHSWFPALMAQLRERYPRLDVEITSDTTLHLIRLLSTDGVDLILQTDPVPGPDFTNLPLCEFPVRWAASPRLGLGGERLDVARLAAYPIISFSRHSGPHATIERLFAAVERPASINCITSVAAMIRLVADGFGVAALPPAIIGRELQEGALELLDVEPEFPALPLVASYRTQGLPVAARIAELASEVARAMPAASNRAKPDTSAKAEADTVDKRPARPATKKKIAAAKRTPPSAPATPAKRRPRRS